A DNA window from Enterobacter cloacae subsp. cloacae ATCC 13047 contains the following coding sequences:
- a CDS encoding type II toxin-antitoxin system RelB/DinJ family antitoxin: MATLNVRLDDKLKNEAYAVLEKLNITPTEAVRLLFQYVAETGRMPVKTVTISDSEDALIQTVRERLANPQKGIKVSLDDL, from the coding sequence ATGGCTACGCTTAACGTCCGTCTGGATGACAAACTCAAAAACGAGGCTTATGCCGTGCTGGAAAAACTCAATATCACCCCAACAGAAGCCGTGCGACTCCTGTTTCAGTATGTCGCCGAGACGGGACGCATGCCGGTGAAAACGGTCACGATTAGCGACAGCGAAGATGCGCTGATACAGACAGTCCGGGAGCGACTGGCTAATCCGCAAAAGGGAATTAAGGTTAGTCTGGATGACTTATGA
- a CDS encoding type II toxin-antitoxin system RelE family toxin, with amino-acid sequence MTYELEFDPRALKEWSKLGETVKKQFKKKLAGVLVNPRIESARLHNLPDCYKIKLRSQGYRLVYQVQDNVVTVVVIAIGKREKLTVYHDANKRL; translated from the coding sequence ATGACTTATGAACTGGAATTTGACCCGAGGGCGTTAAAAGAGTGGAGCAAGCTGGGGGAGACTGTAAAAAAGCAGTTCAAGAAGAAACTTGCCGGGGTGTTGGTAAACCCCCGGATCGAATCGGCCCGTCTGCATAACCTGCCTGATTGCTACAAAATAAAACTCAGATCCCAGGGTTACCGTTTGGTCTATCAGGTTCAGGACAACGTGGTAACGGTAGTTGTCATCGCCATTGGGAAAAGAGAGAAATTAACTGTGTATCACGATGCTAACAAACGGCTATAG
- the nrdG gene encoding anaerobic ribonucleoside-triphosphate reductase-activating protein — MRYHQYYPVDIVNGPGTRCTLFVSGCVHECPGCYNKSTWRLNSGMPFTAEVEDRIINDLNDTRIKRQGISLSGGDPLHPQNVPEILKLVKRIRRECAGKDIWVWTGYKLDELNAQQREVVDLINVLVDGKFVQDLKDPALIWRGSSNQVVHHLR, encoded by the coding sequence ATGCGATATCACCAGTACTACCCCGTCGACATCGTTAACGGCCCCGGCACCCGCTGCACTCTTTTTGTCTCAGGCTGCGTGCACGAATGCCCTGGCTGCTACAACAAAAGCACCTGGCGGCTCAATTCCGGCATGCCGTTTACTGCCGAGGTGGAAGACCGGATCATTAACGACCTCAACGACACCCGCATCAAACGCCAGGGGATTTCGCTCTCCGGCGGCGATCCGCTGCATCCGCAAAACGTGCCGGAGATCCTGAAGCTGGTGAAACGCATTCGCCGCGAGTGCGCAGGAAAAGATATCTGGGTCTGGACGGGCTATAAGCTGGACGAGCTGAACGCGCAGCAAAGGGAAGTGGTGGATCTGATTAACGTGCTGGTCGACGGCAAATTTGTACAGGATTTAAAAGACCCGGCGCTTATCTGGCGCGGCAGCAGTAACCAGGTTGTGCATCATTTGCGCTGA